The nucleotide sequence TCTAGCAAATTTACGGTTTACAAACAAGAACTTAAGACGATTTTGTTGTGTTTAACAGGACAGTATCTATCAGATGTGGTTGGAAGTCCCTACTATGTTGCACCCGAAGTTCTGCATAAACGTTACGGACCAGAAATTGATGTGTGGAGTGCAGGGGTTATCCTATACATCTTACTATCAGGGGTTCCGCCGTTCTGGGGAggtaatatatcttctaaaaaacAATTGTGTTGTGTTACATCCATCATGACAGCATGTATGCAATTCGCGTTTCAGAATCGGATTCGGGTATTTTTAGGCAGATTTTGAGGGGAAAACTTGATTTTGATTCTGAACCGTGGCCGCAGATTTCAGAAAGCGCAAAAGATCTAATAAAAAAGATGCTTGAGCGGAGACCAGAACAAAGAATTACcgcccatcaagtcttgtgtgaGTTGCAGTGTCATAATAGATTTTTGTGCATCTTTTGTTCATTTCATGTAAGATCAATTTCATACTTTTACCAGGTCATCCATGGATTGTAGATGATAGAGTTGCTCCAGACAAGCCTCTAGACTCTGCAGTTATATCGCGCCTCAAGCACTTCTCGGCCATGAACAAACTTAAGAAGATGGCTTTACGTGTAcgattttatataatataattttcATTTACCTCGCATACTATTAAACATATTTTCTATAAACGCACTTGATCAAATTGTTATCTAGGTTATTGCAGAAAGGCTATCAGAAGAAGAGATTGGTGGGTTAAAGCAGTTATTTAAAATGATCGACACAGACAACAGTGGCACGATAACATTTGAAGAGCTCCAACAAGGGTTAAAGAAAGTTGGCTCCGATTTAATGGAATCTGAGATCAAGGAACTTATGGAAGCTGTATGTTCATAAATTCCGGCTTTCATAAACAATCAATTAACAAATATATGCAttatacaaataatcacatatCGAGTTTAAATTTGAGTTAAAACAGGCTGATATTGACAGCAATGGCACAATAGAATATGGCGAATTTCTTGCAGCCACTTTGCACATGAACAAGCTAGAGAGAGAGGAAAATTTGCTTGCAGCCTTTAGATTTTTCGATAAAGATGGAAGTGGGTACATAACCATGGATGAGCTTCAGCAAGCTAGCAAAGATTTTGGTCTGCAAGATACTAAACTGGAAGACATGATCAAAGAAGTTGATCAAGATAATGTTGGTTTTCAATTCGTCA is from Helianthus annuus cultivar XRQ/B chromosome 9, HanXRQr2.0-SUNRISE, whole genome shotgun sequence and encodes:
- the LOC110878783 gene encoding calcium-dependent protein kinase 11, which translates into the protein MKKHTQIQSLKPSNTVLSHPTPRLRDHFIMGKKLGHGQFGTTYICRQKSTGIDFACKSIPKRKLLCKEDYDDVWREIQIMHHLSEYPCVVRIKGAYEDNVFVHLVMELCAGGELFDRIVQKGHYSEKEAAKLMKTIVDVVEACHSLGVMHRDLKPENFLFHNHDEDAQLKAIDFGLSVFYKPGQYLSDVVGSPYYVAPEVLHKRYGPEIDVWSAGVILYILLSGVPPFWGESDSGIFRQILRGKLDFDSEPWPQISESAKDLIKKMLERRPEQRITAHQVLCHPWIVDDRVAPDKPLDSAVISRLKHFSAMNKLKKMALRVIAERLSEEEIGGLKQLFKMIDTDNSGTITFEELQQGLKKVGSDLMESEIKELMEAADIDSNGTIEYGEFLAATLHMNKLEREENLLAAFRFFDKDGSGYITMDELQQASKDFGLQDTKLEDMIKEVDQDNDGRIDYAEFTAMMRKGDDEVRSRAMKGSLNFDLAEALSFNKSKESQD